One window of the Cryptomeria japonica chromosome 7, Sugi_1.0, whole genome shotgun sequence genome contains the following:
- the LOC131857154 gene encoding cysteine-rich receptor-like protein kinase 6 isoform X1 codes for MSKPTPTTGLSSLPLDLLIRYIDNVLSGIINQGLGCKIIDSGTELRDLVQPVASDFSKLFDGISDAAKMFSDQKFLKSQLSTEAHSVAVDVLKGLGNAHWVAVGLLAIANVLERFDNISANDRECIDLLKAMLKLGKYLKQMKDISADLHKETSECMSEAVKLIVSGAILCCSFITSNKLSKFLLTRKIRDELVYVRGKVDSMKADLMLQMQVLTITTFTSYHRQNNVTGGKEDNNFLRITDQDHSEQSKDTNTEIEESCETELEGSESDTVSSEGQHNYSVVNEPELLKRPLSSSLGLGRFLKKKIPTIFGLQKPSIEFKCDELKRATKGFTKDSNNIESIMLVKEIQTFPIEFKSDELKRATKGFTKQIGEGGFGRVYYGILSDGKRVAIKKSSIESRQGKIEWMNELTTLSKLCHRNIIELVGYCSEEDGMLVYDYLPRTLSSVIFGENEMIMDWPKRLKIILDIIRGLAYLHEGADACIVHRDVKPSNILLDENFNAKISDFGLARVMRSDHVQYVNMEVYENGLLFLKDATNFISHESTRVAGTLGYMAPEYALRGRLSTKSDVYSFGVTLLEIASGRKIIDTTFDGRMLVEHAWRLYEKDRLHELIDPRLLSTDGLIYSSSVSRTVKIGLCCTHCDYARRPSVSRVLAMLLSEEKIPNLS; via the exons ATGAGTAAACCTACTCCTACAACTGGCCTTTCGAGCCTGCCCCTCGATCTACTTATACGCTACATCGATAACGTTTTGTCGGGTATCATTAACCAG GGCTTGGGCTGCAAAATAATTGACAGTGGAACAGAGCTAAGGGATTTAGTACAACCTGTTGCCTCAGACTTTTCTAAATTGTTTGATGGCATTTCAGATGCTGCAAAAATGTTCTCGGATCAG AAATTCTTGAAATCCCAGCTTTCTACCGAGGCACATTCAGTGGCAGTAGACGTATTGAAAGGACTGGGGAATGCACACTGGGTTGCAGTGGGGCTTTTGGCGATAGCTAATGTTTTAGAAAGATTCGACAATATTTCTGCAAATGACAGAGAATGCATAGACCTTCTTAAAGCTATGCTTAAGCTGGGTAAATACTTGAAACAGATGAAAGATATCAGTGCTGATTTGCACAAAGAGACTTCAGAATGTATGAGCGAAGCTGTCAAATTGATAGTTTCTGGTGCGATTTTGTGTTGTTCCTTTATCACATCGAATAAACTATCCAA GTTCCTGTTGACTAGGAAGATCCGCGATGAACTTGTCTATGTTCGGGGGAAAGTAGATTCTATGAAAGCGGATCTGATGCTTCAAATGCAAGTTCTGACCATTACGACATTTACCTCCTATCATCGGCAAAATAATGTTACAG GTGGGAAAGAGGATAATAATTTTCTTAGAATAACAGACCAAGACCACTCCGAGCAATCCAAAGACACGAACA CTGAGATTGAGGAGAGTTGTGAAACAGAGCTCGAAGGATCAGAGTCAGACACGGTTTCTTCCGAGGGACAACATAATTATAGTGTGGTAAATGAGCCCGAACTACTCAAAAGACCGCTAAGTAGCTCTCTCGGGCTGGGTAGATTTCTTAAAAAGAAGATTCCAACAATATTTGGACTCCAAAAACCTTCAATTGAGTTCAAATGCGACGAATTGAAGCGGGCAACAAAGGGGTTTACAAAAGATTCCAACAATATAGAATCAATAATGTTGGTGAAGGAGATCCAAACATTTCCAATTGAGTTCAAAAGCGACGAATTGAAGAGGGCAACAAAAGGGTTTACGAAACAAATAGGCGAAGGTGGTTTTGGGAGAGTTTATTAT GGAATTCTGTCTGATGGAAAACGAGTTGCAATAAAGAAGTCGAGCATAGAAAGTCGTCAAGGCAAAATAGAGTGGATGAACGAGCTGACGACTCTATCAAAGCTATGCCATCGAAACATCATAGAGTTGGTGGGTTACTGCTCTGAAGAAGATGGGATGTTAGTCTACGATTACCTCCCACGAACCCTGTCAAGCGTGATTTTTG GAGAAAATGAGATGATTATGGACTGGCCAAAAAGACTCAAGATTATATTGGACATAATAAGGGGACTCGCATATCTTCACGAGGGTGCAGATGCGTGTATAGTGCACAGAGACGTTAAACCCAGTAACATTCTTCTGGATGAAAATTTCAATGCCAAGATTTCTGATTTTGGTTTAGCTCGAGTAATGAGATCGGATCACGTCCAATATGTCAACATGGAGGTTTATGAAAATGGCTTGTTGTTTCTAAAGGATGCAACTAATTTTATTAGCCATGAATCAACCCGTGTTGCTGGAACACT GGGTTATATGGCTCCTGAGTATGCTCTTCGTGGTCGTCTAAGTACGAAATCAGACGTTTACAGCTTTGGAGTCACGCTGTTAGAAATCGCCTCTGGCAGAAAAATTATTGATACCACATTCGATGGCCGGATGCTCGTCGAGCAT GCGTGGAGGTTATATGAAAAGGATCGGCTTCATGAGCTAATCGACCCTCGATTGCTCAGCACCGACGGTTTAATTTATTCAAGCAGCGTGTCAAGAACAGTTAAGATAGGTCTTTGCTGCACTCATTGTGACTACGCAAGACGCCCATCGGTGTCACGAGTGTTAGCAATGCTTTTATCAGAAGAAAAGATTCCAAATCTCAGCTGA
- the LOC131857154 gene encoding cysteine-rich receptor-like protein kinase 6 isoform X2, with product MSKPTPTTGLSSLPLDLLIRYIDNVLSGIINQGLGCKIIDSGTELRDLVQPVASDFSKLFDGISDAAKMFSDQKFLKSQLSTEAHSVAVDVLKGLGNAHWVAVGLLAIANVLERFDNISANDRECIDLLKAMLKLGKYLKQMKDISADLHKETSECMSEAVKLIVSGAILCCSFITSNKLSKFLLTRKIRDELVYVRGKVDSMKADLMLQMQVLTITTFTSYHRQNNVTGGKEDNNFLRITDQDHSEQSKDTNKLEGSESDTVSSEGQHNYSVVNEPELLKRPLSSSLGLGRFLKKKIPTIFGLQKPSIEFKCDELKRATKGFTKDSNNIESIMLVKEIQTFPIEFKSDELKRATKGFTKQIGEGGFGRVYYGILSDGKRVAIKKSSIESRQGKIEWMNELTTLSKLCHRNIIELVGYCSEEDGMLVYDYLPRTLSSVIFGENEMIMDWPKRLKIILDIIRGLAYLHEGADACIVHRDVKPSNILLDENFNAKISDFGLARVMRSDHVQYVNMEVYENGLLFLKDATNFISHESTRVAGTLGYMAPEYALRGRLSTKSDVYSFGVTLLEIASGRKIIDTTFDGRMLVEHAWRLYEKDRLHELIDPRLLSTDGLIYSSSVSRTVKIGLCCTHCDYARRPSVSRVLAMLLSEEKIPNLS from the exons ATGAGTAAACCTACTCCTACAACTGGCCTTTCGAGCCTGCCCCTCGATCTACTTATACGCTACATCGATAACGTTTTGTCGGGTATCATTAACCAG GGCTTGGGCTGCAAAATAATTGACAGTGGAACAGAGCTAAGGGATTTAGTACAACCTGTTGCCTCAGACTTTTCTAAATTGTTTGATGGCATTTCAGATGCTGCAAAAATGTTCTCGGATCAG AAATTCTTGAAATCCCAGCTTTCTACCGAGGCACATTCAGTGGCAGTAGACGTATTGAAAGGACTGGGGAATGCACACTGGGTTGCAGTGGGGCTTTTGGCGATAGCTAATGTTTTAGAAAGATTCGACAATATTTCTGCAAATGACAGAGAATGCATAGACCTTCTTAAAGCTATGCTTAAGCTGGGTAAATACTTGAAACAGATGAAAGATATCAGTGCTGATTTGCACAAAGAGACTTCAGAATGTATGAGCGAAGCTGTCAAATTGATAGTTTCTGGTGCGATTTTGTGTTGTTCCTTTATCACATCGAATAAACTATCCAA GTTCCTGTTGACTAGGAAGATCCGCGATGAACTTGTCTATGTTCGGGGGAAAGTAGATTCTATGAAAGCGGATCTGATGCTTCAAATGCAAGTTCTGACCATTACGACATTTACCTCCTATCATCGGCAAAATAATGTTACAG GTGGGAAAGAGGATAATAATTTTCTTAGAATAACAGACCAAGACCACTCCGAGCAATCCAAAGACACGAACA AGCTCGAAGGATCAGAGTCAGACACGGTTTCTTCCGAGGGACAACATAATTATAGTGTGGTAAATGAGCCCGAACTACTCAAAAGACCGCTAAGTAGCTCTCTCGGGCTGGGTAGATTTCTTAAAAAGAAGATTCCAACAATATTTGGACTCCAAAAACCTTCAATTGAGTTCAAATGCGACGAATTGAAGCGGGCAACAAAGGGGTTTACAAAAGATTCCAACAATATAGAATCAATAATGTTGGTGAAGGAGATCCAAACATTTCCAATTGAGTTCAAAAGCGACGAATTGAAGAGGGCAACAAAAGGGTTTACGAAACAAATAGGCGAAGGTGGTTTTGGGAGAGTTTATTAT GGAATTCTGTCTGATGGAAAACGAGTTGCAATAAAGAAGTCGAGCATAGAAAGTCGTCAAGGCAAAATAGAGTGGATGAACGAGCTGACGACTCTATCAAAGCTATGCCATCGAAACATCATAGAGTTGGTGGGTTACTGCTCTGAAGAAGATGGGATGTTAGTCTACGATTACCTCCCACGAACCCTGTCAAGCGTGATTTTTG GAGAAAATGAGATGATTATGGACTGGCCAAAAAGACTCAAGATTATATTGGACATAATAAGGGGACTCGCATATCTTCACGAGGGTGCAGATGCGTGTATAGTGCACAGAGACGTTAAACCCAGTAACATTCTTCTGGATGAAAATTTCAATGCCAAGATTTCTGATTTTGGTTTAGCTCGAGTAATGAGATCGGATCACGTCCAATATGTCAACATGGAGGTTTATGAAAATGGCTTGTTGTTTCTAAAGGATGCAACTAATTTTATTAGCCATGAATCAACCCGTGTTGCTGGAACACT GGGTTATATGGCTCCTGAGTATGCTCTTCGTGGTCGTCTAAGTACGAAATCAGACGTTTACAGCTTTGGAGTCACGCTGTTAGAAATCGCCTCTGGCAGAAAAATTATTGATACCACATTCGATGGCCGGATGCTCGTCGAGCAT GCGTGGAGGTTATATGAAAAGGATCGGCTTCATGAGCTAATCGACCCTCGATTGCTCAGCACCGACGGTTTAATTTATTCAAGCAGCGTGTCAAGAACAGTTAAGATAGGTCTTTGCTGCACTCATTGTGACTACGCAAGACGCCCATCGGTGTCACGAGTGTTAGCAATGCTTTTATCAGAAGAAAAGATTCCAAATCTCAGCTGA